The genomic stretch GTCGGTGTATGATTAGGAGCAGCGACCAACGATAGACCTTTGCTTGGCCCAACAGGCTGACCACCTCTTCTTGTAGGAAGCGGGTGGCGTAGCCGTCCGGGAGTGTTGGCGTCCACTCGTCCACGGCACGCTCTATCTTGTCCAGAGCCCGTGCAATGTCCCCGAGATTGGGGTTCTCTTCATGGCACAGTGCGTGGCTGACGACACAGATGTCGTGCATATGCACTAGCAATGGTGAGGAGATGCCGAGATAGCGGTCCACGAAGCCCTCGGGTCGTTGAACCAGGAAACGCAGGGTTGGTAACTCTGCCCGCAGCATGCATTCGTCAGCGTCCTCATGAATGAGACAGATGACGAAGGCGTGTGAATCAGAATCAAGCTCCAACGATTGATGGTAGACGGGCTTGATGATGCTGAGGGAGTGCTGAGTAATGGTAAAGGCGGATCCGGTTATGTGTAGTGCAAACGTGATGGCGCTGATGGCAACGACGAGAATGATGGGAAGGTCACCAGGAGACATCTTGGTGACTGAGCGGAGCGTGGACACGGCAGATGCTGCGCGTCTATGGCCGATGAGTTGATCTTCCGGATATGGTTCCGGCGAGTATTCGCTGGTCAGAAGAGCCGCGGTGGCAATCAACGCGTCCTGGATCCATGGTGAGGCGTCGTAAAGATGACGCGCGACAGCCTTGTGGTGGGCCAGGCGGAAGCTCGGAGCGATGAGGAATTGTTCAATACGCGGTCGGCCCTGTGAGATGCACGTGATGAGGTGCATCTCCCGCTCGCTGAGGCCCGCCAGTATCGAAGGCGATCTGACGAGAGAGACGAGCTCCACGCG from Pyrenophora tritici-repentis strain M4 chromosome 1, whole genome shotgun sequence encodes the following:
- a CDS encoding Fungal-trans-2 domain containing protein, which codes for MARVPVVTQQSAGVSHRLADSWSLQHCQMSSNEPTTARLGSSAMDRSKTRRACDRCHAVKEKCRRIPSQDSCERCHRLQKPCQTLRPVGTAGRKPRYPRTEDTTTRRGRWIRSEASPCASSPAYSAGEITPAPSPHTPRVELVSLVRSPSILAGLSEREMHLITCISQGRPRIEQFLIAPSFRLAHHKAVARHLYDASPWIQDALIATAALLTSEYSPEPYPEDQLIGHRRAASAVSTLRSVTKMSPGDLPIILVVAISAITFALHITGSAFTITQHSLSIIKPVYHQSLELDSDSHAFVICLIHEDADECMLRAELPTLRFLVQRPEGFVDRYLGISSPLLVHMHDICVVSHALCHEENPNLGDIARALDKIERAVDEWTPTLPDGYATRFLQEEVVSLLGQAKVYRWSLLLIIHRLRHPYGTETAKGSLLADAIIDELRLTLEYTQRTVPFVRANFMVACFELDSRAKRQVVMDMVEDAIEFSSEYRARVRQQLTAFWSMRDCEDKIHWCDIIPRLPQ